The following proteins are encoded in a genomic region of Streptomyces collinus Tu 365:
- a CDS encoding glycoside hydrolase family 2, with protein MRTKHLRNRLSLLLAAALGLAGLTAAPTATAAEDPVAVHGLKGEYYTQSAPGAFDFAHLKATGFDPQLDFDSLESRLNSATGQSDDVSVRWTGRVVPEKTGATTFSVIGDNGFRLWVDGKLVIDHWVDDWDREQTGEPVELTAGKAYDIKVEYFEHYGGSNLHLRWTPPGGTKTAVPQSAFLLPEGYAYDGAIATTVLKDGRTLRLDFAQSLATPAAGLTDHLHAVIGGATWPLGTARLDPADPRSVLVSLKQPVVGNKSGTAPGLADVRYDGDGGLSGTDGNVVSPFWSSGANHSTYELRTKWADDVTPANAHREYPRPQLTRDSWQNLNGSWQFAAAKAGEQPPVGRTLGERILVPYPVESQLSGIERHEDRMWYRRTFTVPAGWKIGGHRRLQLNFGAVDWQAEVYVNGTKVAEHKGGYDKFSADITGALKPGRTQELIVGVYDPTDAANGENPPLGKQRLDPSGIWYTPSSGIWQTVWLEPVASDHVDQLKLTPDVDAGTLTVEPQGVRDGVRVTATAYAGKRKVATATGRTGEPLTLRIPHARLWSPDDPFLYDLKVSVGDDRVGSYFGMRSIAVQKIGGVPRTVLNGKPVFMMATLDQGFWPDGLHTAPSDAALAHDLKMHKRMGFNAVRKHIKVEPDRWFYWADRLGLMVWQDMPAMTAGVNPSTAARAEYEREMKQMIDEHISSPAVVMWVVFNEGWGQYDVGRVATQAKSWDPTRLVDNMSGLNLGADGGAGDIMDEHGYPSPALPPHPDGRRALVAGEYGGLGLAVPGHAWSVQQSYVDVDPSTYTDDYLEKLGEVHALACRGGNGAVYTQITDVEGELNGLMTYDRKVVKPDVRRLKAAQDALIADASRPQPAGCS; from the coding sequence GTGCGCACCAAGCACCTCAGAAACCGCCTGTCCCTGCTGCTCGCGGCCGCGCTGGGCCTGGCCGGCCTGACCGCGGCCCCGACCGCCACCGCCGCCGAGGACCCCGTCGCGGTCCACGGCCTGAAGGGCGAGTACTACACCCAGTCCGCCCCCGGCGCCTTCGACTTCGCCCACCTCAAGGCCACCGGATTCGACCCCCAGCTGGACTTCGACTCCCTGGAGTCCCGGCTGAACTCGGCCACCGGGCAGTCCGACGACGTCAGCGTCCGCTGGACCGGCCGTGTCGTGCCGGAGAAGACCGGCGCCACCACCTTCTCCGTCATCGGCGACAACGGATTCCGCCTCTGGGTCGACGGCAAGCTGGTCATCGACCACTGGGTCGACGACTGGGACCGCGAACAGACCGGCGAGCCCGTCGAGTTGACCGCGGGCAAGGCCTACGACATCAAGGTCGAGTACTTCGAGCACTACGGGGGCTCCAACCTCCACCTGCGCTGGACGCCGCCCGGCGGCACCAAGACCGCCGTCCCGCAGTCGGCGTTCCTGCTGCCCGAGGGGTACGCCTACGACGGCGCCATCGCCACCACCGTCCTCAAGGACGGCCGCACCCTGCGACTGGACTTCGCCCAGTCCCTGGCCACCCCGGCCGCCGGGCTCACCGACCACCTGCACGCCGTCATCGGCGGCGCGACCTGGCCCCTGGGCACCGCCCGCCTCGACCCGGCCGACCCCAGATCCGTCCTCGTCTCCCTGAAGCAGCCCGTCGTCGGCAACAAGTCCGGCACCGCGCCCGGCCTCGCCGACGTCCGCTACGACGGCGACGGCGGCCTGTCCGGCACGGACGGCAACGTTGTCAGCCCCTTCTGGAGCAGCGGCGCCAACCACTCCACCTACGAGCTGCGCACCAAGTGGGCCGACGACGTCACCCCGGCCAACGCCCACCGCGAGTACCCGAGGCCGCAACTCACCCGAGACTCCTGGCAGAACCTCAACGGCAGCTGGCAGTTCGCCGCGGCCAAGGCGGGCGAGCAGCCGCCGGTGGGCCGCACCCTCGGCGAGCGGATCCTCGTGCCGTACCCCGTCGAGTCCCAGCTCTCCGGCATCGAGCGGCACGAGGACCGCATGTGGTACCGCCGCACCTTCACCGTCCCCGCCGGCTGGAAGATCGGCGGCCACCGGCGCCTCCAGCTGAACTTCGGCGCCGTCGACTGGCAGGCCGAGGTCTACGTCAACGGCACCAAGGTCGCCGAACACAAGGGTGGCTACGACAAGTTCAGCGCCGACATCACCGGCGCCCTCAAGCCCGGCCGCACGCAGGAACTGATCGTCGGCGTCTACGACCCGACCGACGCCGCGAACGGGGAGAACCCGCCGCTCGGCAAGCAGCGCCTCGACCCCAGCGGCATCTGGTACACCCCGTCCTCCGGCATCTGGCAGACGGTGTGGCTGGAACCCGTCGCCTCCGACCACGTCGACCAGCTCAAGCTGACCCCGGACGTCGACGCCGGCACGCTCACCGTCGAGCCGCAGGGCGTACGCGACGGGGTGCGGGTCACGGCGACCGCGTACGCCGGCAAGCGCAAGGTGGCCACGGCGACCGGCCGTACCGGTGAACCCCTCACCCTGCGCATCCCGCACGCACGCCTGTGGTCGCCGGACGACCCCTTCCTGTACGACCTGAAGGTGAGCGTCGGCGACGACCGGGTCGGCAGCTACTTCGGCATGCGGTCCATCGCCGTCCAGAAGATCGGCGGCGTCCCGCGCACGGTCCTCAACGGCAAGCCGGTCTTCATGATGGCCACCCTGGACCAGGGCTTCTGGCCGGACGGCCTGCACACCGCGCCGAGCGACGCGGCACTGGCCCATGACCTGAAGATGCACAAGAGGATGGGCTTCAACGCCGTCCGCAAGCACATCAAGGTCGAACCCGACCGCTGGTTCTACTGGGCCGACCGGCTCGGCCTGATGGTGTGGCAGGACATGCCGGCCATGACGGCGGGCGTGAACCCCTCGACCGCCGCTCGCGCCGAGTACGAACGCGAGATGAAGCAGATGATCGACGAGCACATCAGCAGCCCGGCGGTCGTCATGTGGGTGGTCTTCAACGAGGGCTGGGGCCAGTACGACGTCGGCCGCGTCGCCACCCAGGCCAAGTCCTGGGACCCGACCCGCCTGGTCGACAACATGTCCGGCCTGAACCTGGGCGCGGACGGCGGAGCCGGCGACATCATGGACGAGCACGGCTATCCGAGCCCGGCCCTGCCGCCGCACCCGGACGGCCGACGCGCACTGGTGGCGGGCGAGTACGGCGGTCTCGGCCTCGCCGTGCCCGGTCACGCCTGGTCGGTGCAGCAGTCGTACGTCGACGTCGACCCGAGCACCTACACCGACGACTACCTGGAGAAGCTCGGCGAGGTGCACGCGCTGGCCTGCCGTGGCGGCAACGGCGCGGTGTACACGCAGATCACGGACGTCGAGGGCGAGCTGAACGGCCTGATGACGTACGACCGCAAGGTGGTCAAGCCCGACGTGCGCCGACTGAAGGCGGCCCAGGACGCGCTGATCGCCGACGCGTCGCGGCCGCAGCCGGCGGGCTGCTCCTGA
- a CDS encoding ABC transporter permease, whose translation MPAESTAAARPSAAVTDGEPPGAGRQERLSALAQQHGALVTLVIAMVAASLSFDTFLTGDNLENMALSSAFLAVVALGMTFVIVTGGIDLSVGSLFALGGVLAAWGSQYGTAVALLLPLVVCGLVGLVNGLLIARSGLAPFIVTLAAMLGARGVLLTLTDEGSRTYLVDKGSFFAKLGQGSLFDIGVPVWITLALFVLGAVVLRRTRFGQYVYAVGGNEDAAALMGAPVARTKIAVYTLSGLCAGLAGALNAAWLLSGVTILGSGMELEAISAVVIGGSLLTGGFGFISGTLVGVALLKVIQNVINQIGSLDSAYQQVVSGAFLAAVVVAQTWLGRRQRVL comes from the coding sequence ATGCCGGCCGAATCCACCGCCGCCGCCCGGCCCTCGGCCGCCGTCACCGACGGGGAGCCACCGGGTGCCGGCCGCCAGGAGCGGCTCAGCGCGCTCGCCCAGCAGCACGGCGCGCTGGTCACGCTCGTCATCGCCATGGTCGCGGCGTCGCTGAGCTTCGACACCTTCCTGACCGGCGACAACCTGGAGAACATGGCGCTGTCGTCGGCGTTCCTCGCCGTCGTCGCCCTCGGGATGACGTTCGTGATCGTCACCGGCGGCATCGACCTCTCGGTCGGCTCGCTGTTCGCCCTGGGCGGGGTGCTCGCGGCCTGGGGGTCGCAGTACGGCACGGCCGTGGCGCTGCTGCTGCCGCTCGTGGTGTGCGGCCTGGTCGGTCTGGTCAACGGGCTGCTGATCGCCCGCTCGGGTCTCGCCCCGTTCATCGTCACACTGGCCGCCATGCTCGGGGCGCGCGGTGTCCTGCTCACGCTCACCGACGAGGGGTCGCGGACGTACCTGGTGGACAAGGGGTCGTTCTTCGCGAAGCTCGGCCAGGGCTCGCTGTTCGACATCGGCGTGCCGGTGTGGATCACGCTGGCGCTGTTCGTACTGGGCGCGGTGGTGCTGCGGCGCACCCGGTTCGGGCAGTACGTGTACGCGGTGGGCGGCAACGAGGACGCGGCGGCGCTGATGGGCGCGCCCGTGGCCCGCACCAAGATCGCCGTGTACACCCTGTCCGGGCTGTGCGCGGGGCTCGCCGGAGCGCTGAACGCGGCGTGGCTGCTGTCCGGTGTGACGATCCTCGGCTCCGGCATGGAGCTCGAGGCGATCTCGGCGGTGGTCATCGGCGGCAGCCTGCTCACCGGCGGCTTCGGCTTCATCAGCGGAACGCTGGTCGGGGTGGCGCTGCTGAAGGTGATCCAGAACGTCATCAACCAGATCGGCTCGCTGGACTCGGCCTACCAGCAGGTGGTCAGCGGCGCGTTCCTGGCGGCCGTGGTCGTGGCCCAGACCTGGCTGGGGCGCAGGCAGCGGGTGCTCTGA
- a CDS encoding LacI family DNA-binding transcriptional regulator gives MRVSLKDVAERAGVSIKTVSNVVNNYPHVTPGMRARVQAAIDELGYRPNLTARHLRKGRTGIIALAVPELGNPYFAELASAVIDAAAEHEFTVLLDHTRGRREQEVLVSQGFRARVIDGLILSPLELEAADLQGRSDDVPLVLLGEREYEAPHDHIAIDNVAAARAAVRHLLGRGRTRIAYLGARTDAANQPAHLRLVGWRAELAAAGVPAPDDLVVPVGGWDRDDGARAMAQLLDSGVRPDAVFALNDLIAIGAMRVLHERGLRVPWDVAVVGFDDIAEGRFGAVTLTTISPDKQAIARMAVASLLRSLSGRGEPGGRELTAEFVLVERESTLGRR, from the coding sequence TTGCGGGTCAGCCTGAAGGACGTGGCCGAACGGGCCGGCGTCTCGATCAAGACGGTGTCCAACGTCGTGAACAACTATCCGCACGTCACACCGGGTATGCGGGCCCGGGTGCAGGCGGCCATCGACGAGCTGGGCTACCGGCCGAACCTGACCGCCCGGCACCTGCGCAAGGGCCGGACCGGCATCATCGCGCTGGCCGTCCCCGAGTTGGGAAACCCGTACTTCGCCGAACTGGCGAGCGCGGTGATCGACGCGGCGGCGGAGCACGAGTTCACGGTGCTGCTGGACCACACCCGGGGCAGGCGCGAACAGGAGGTGCTGGTCAGCCAGGGGTTCCGGGCCCGGGTGATCGACGGGCTCATCCTGAGCCCGCTGGAGCTGGAGGCGGCCGACCTGCAGGGCCGGTCCGACGACGTGCCGCTGGTGCTGCTCGGCGAGCGGGAGTACGAGGCACCGCACGACCACATCGCCATCGACAACGTGGCCGCCGCGCGGGCCGCGGTACGCCATCTGCTCGGCCGCGGCCGTACCCGCATCGCCTACCTGGGGGCCCGCACCGACGCCGCCAACCAGCCCGCCCACCTGCGACTCGTCGGCTGGCGCGCGGAGTTGGCCGCCGCGGGAGTCCCGGCGCCGGACGACCTGGTGGTGCCGGTCGGCGGCTGGGACCGGGACGACGGCGCGCGGGCGATGGCCCAGTTGCTCGACTCCGGGGTGCGGCCCGACGCGGTGTTCGCGCTGAACGACCTGATCGCGATCGGTGCGATGCGGGTGCTGCACGAGCGGGGGCTGCGGGTGCCGTGGGACGTCGCCGTGGTCGGGTTCGACGACATCGCCGAGGGCCGCTTCGGCGCCGTCACGCTGACCACGATCTCGCCGGACAAGCAGGCCATCGCACGGATGGCGGTGGCCTCGCTGCTGCGCAGTCTGTCGGGCCGCGGTGAGCCCGGCGGACGTGAACTCACCGCGGAATTCGTGCTGGTGGAGCGCGAGAGCACGCTCGGGCGGCGGTGA
- a CDS encoding ABC transporter substrate-binding protein — protein MKTVATPHRTLVRTLLATGLVTSLALMTGCTKSEDDSGNDKSASQGKDSGQVVASPSGGSGPTCAIGTYGGKKLDLKSATVGFSQSEKEANPFRIAETASIKAEARKRGVKLLTANAQSQFSKQISDVQDLIAKGADLLVVAPLNSDGWEPVLRTAAARHIPIVTVDRKINAAPCKDYVSFIGSDFVEQGKRAADRMIAATGGKGEIAILLGAAGNNVTTERTKGFEDRVKEKAPGLKIVFRQTGDFAREKGQSVTENLIQSKPGIKGIYAENDEMGLGAVNALKGAGKKPGDVKIVTIDGTRNAVQGIVDGWIDGVIESNPRFGPLAFQTLDTFTRGQAVSQDIVIQDSSYTKDNAKSDLDKAF, from the coding sequence ATGAAGACCGTCGCCACACCGCACCGCACCCTGGTGCGCACCCTCCTCGCCACCGGCCTCGTCACGAGCCTGGCGCTCATGACCGGATGCACGAAGTCCGAGGACGACTCCGGCAACGACAAGTCCGCCTCGCAGGGGAAGGACTCCGGCCAGGTCGTCGCCTCACCGAGCGGCGGGTCAGGACCGACCTGCGCCATCGGCACCTACGGCGGCAAGAAGCTGGACCTGAAGTCCGCCACCGTCGGGTTCTCCCAGTCCGAGAAGGAGGCCAACCCCTTCCGGATCGCGGAGACCGCCTCCATCAAGGCGGAGGCGCGGAAGCGGGGCGTCAAACTGCTCACCGCCAACGCCCAGTCGCAGTTCTCCAAGCAGATCAGCGACGTCCAGGACCTCATCGCCAAGGGCGCCGACCTGCTGGTCGTCGCGCCGCTGAACTCCGACGGCTGGGAACCGGTGCTGCGCACCGCGGCGGCCAGGCACATCCCGATCGTCACCGTCGACCGCAAGATCAACGCGGCGCCCTGCAAGGACTACGTGAGCTTCATCGGCTCCGACTTCGTCGAGCAGGGCAAGCGGGCCGCGGACCGGATGATCGCCGCCACCGGCGGCAAGGGCGAGATCGCCATCCTGCTCGGCGCGGCCGGCAACAACGTCACCACCGAGCGCACCAAGGGATTCGAGGACCGCGTCAAGGAGAAGGCACCCGGCCTGAAGATCGTCTTCCGGCAGACCGGTGACTTCGCCCGCGAGAAGGGCCAGTCGGTCACCGAGAACCTGATCCAGTCCAAGCCGGGGATCAAGGGCATCTACGCCGAGAACGACGAGATGGGCCTCGGTGCCGTCAACGCCCTCAAGGGCGCGGGCAAGAAACCCGGGGACGTGAAGATCGTGACGATCGACGGCACGCGCAACGCCGTGCAGGGCATCGTGGACGGCTGGATCGACGGCGTCATCGAGTCGAACCCGCGCTTCGGGCCGCTGGCCTTCCAGACCCTGGACACGTTCACCCGGGGCCAGGCGGTGTCGCAGGACATCGTCATCCAGGACAGCTCCTACACCAAGGACAACGCCAAGTCCGACCTGGACAAGGCCTTCTGA
- a CDS encoding sugar ABC transporter ATP-binding protein — protein MLTVTGLCKTFPGVRALSDVDFTARAGEVHALVGENGAGKSTLIKVLTGVYRPDAGEMTHDGAPVRFATPLQAQQAGISTIYQEVNLVPLMSVARNLFLGREPRGRLGLIDFRRMHREAGETLRSLGIQVDVRRPLRELGVGAQQMVALARAVAIDARVVVMDEPTSSLEPREVRTLFGVIRTLRDRGIAVIYVSHRMDELYEICDAVTVLRDGRVVHTGRLADLDRLRLVALMLGREIGEVRREGLTKFSGSHDAAAEPVLEAEELSVRHRLDGVSLTLRPGEVVGLGGLLGSGRSETAKAIAGALPLDGGRVVMAGRPVRGGSTAAAIRAGISLLPEDRKTEGIVPGLSVRENIALAALPGLSRFGLVDDARIDRIVDTFVKRLRIKAAGPHQKVGELSGGNQQKVLLARWLALHPKVLLLDEPTRGIDVGAKAEVQALVDELAEDGLAVLLISSDTEELIEGSDRVVVLKDGAMVRELTGDAVTEDELLRAIAAVPAGPPEPGDADRRPGDADRPPGGDQVPAAHEPPGGHDD, from the coding sequence ATGCTCACGGTCACCGGACTGTGCAAGACCTTCCCCGGCGTGCGGGCGCTGTCCGACGTGGACTTCACCGCGCGCGCCGGGGAGGTGCACGCCCTGGTGGGCGAGAACGGCGCGGGCAAGTCGACGCTGATCAAGGTGCTGACCGGGGTGTACCGGCCGGACGCGGGCGAGATGACCCACGACGGCGCCCCCGTCCGCTTCGCCACCCCGCTCCAGGCCCAGCAGGCGGGCATCTCCACCATCTACCAGGAGGTCAACCTCGTCCCGCTGATGAGCGTGGCCCGCAACCTCTTCCTCGGCCGCGAGCCACGCGGCCGGCTCGGGCTCATCGACTTCCGCCGGATGCACCGGGAGGCCGGCGAGACCCTGCGGAGCCTCGGCATCCAGGTCGACGTCCGCCGCCCGCTGCGCGAACTGGGCGTGGGCGCCCAGCAGATGGTGGCGCTGGCGCGGGCCGTGGCGATCGACGCCCGGGTCGTGGTCATGGACGAACCCACCTCCTCGCTGGAGCCCCGTGAGGTGCGGACGCTCTTCGGGGTGATCCGCACACTGCGCGACCGGGGCATCGCGGTGATCTACGTCAGCCACCGCATGGACGAGCTGTACGAGATCTGCGACGCGGTCACGGTGCTGCGCGACGGCCGGGTCGTGCACACCGGACGGCTCGCCGACCTCGACCGGCTGCGGCTGGTGGCGCTGATGCTCGGCCGGGAGATCGGCGAGGTGCGCCGGGAGGGCCTGACGAAGTTCAGCGGCTCCCACGACGCGGCCGCCGAACCGGTCCTGGAAGCCGAGGAGCTGAGTGTCCGTCACCGACTGGACGGTGTGTCGCTCACCCTGCGGCCGGGTGAGGTGGTCGGTCTCGGCGGCCTGCTCGGGTCCGGGCGCAGCGAGACGGCCAAGGCCATCGCGGGAGCCCTGCCGCTCGACGGCGGCCGGGTGGTGATGGCCGGGCGGCCGGTACGCGGCGGCTCCACGGCGGCGGCGATCCGGGCCGGCATCAGCCTGCTGCCGGAGGACCGCAAGACCGAGGGGATCGTGCCCGGTCTGTCGGTGCGGGAGAACATCGCGCTCGCCGCGCTGCCCGGGCTGTCCCGCTTCGGTCTGGTCGACGACGCCCGGATCGACCGGATCGTGGACACCTTCGTCAAGCGGCTGCGGATCAAGGCCGCCGGACCGCACCAGAAGGTCGGGGAGCTGTCCGGCGGCAACCAGCAGAAGGTGCTGCTGGCCAGGTGGCTCGCCCTGCACCCGAAGGTGCTGCTGCTGGACGAGCCGACGCGCGGCATCGACGTGGGCGCCAAGGCCGAGGTGCAGGCGCTGGTGGACGAACTGGCCGAGGACGGGCTCGCCGTCCTGCTGATCTCCTCCGACACCGAGGAACTGATCGAGGGCAGCGACCGCGTGGTGGTCCTCAAGGACGGCGCGATGGTTCGGGAGTTGACCGGTGACGCCGTCACCGAGGACGAGTTGCTGCGGGCGATCGCCGCCGTGCCCGCCGGACCGCCCGAGCCCGGTGACGCCGACCGGCGGCCCGGTGACGCGGACCGGCCGCCCGGTGGGGACCAGGTGCCCGCGGCGCACGAACCGCCCGGAGGGCACGATGACTGA
- a CDS encoding LacI family DNA-binding transcriptional regulator, which translates to MISVAARPSMKDVAEYAGVSPKTVSNVINNFEHVSERTRAAVQEAIDALGYRVNIAGRQLRQGRTGMITLAVPELDVAYFAELAKHVMAEADRRGRTVLIHQTGGVRESELAALHGFDTQFCDGVILSPLALLPRDLATRDRRLPVVLLGERPAAGTTDHVGIDNVGAAREATEHLIARGRRRIAVVGGAVRGRQGTDRLRTDGYRQALAAAGLPFDEDLVVPVEAFHWRDGARAATAVMNRPAPPDALLCLNDHLALGALRALHEAGRSVPKDLDVVGFDDIEASRFSVPTLTTVAPDKREIARTAVTLLLDRIDDTESVPCQDHVAGHHVIVRESTGG; encoded by the coding sequence ATGATCAGCGTGGCGGCCAGACCGAGCATGAAGGACGTGGCGGAGTACGCGGGCGTCTCGCCCAAGACCGTGTCCAACGTGATCAACAACTTCGAGCACGTCTCGGAACGGACCCGGGCCGCCGTCCAGGAGGCCATCGACGCCCTGGGGTACCGGGTCAACATCGCGGGCCGGCAGCTCCGGCAGGGCCGCACCGGAATGATCACGCTGGCCGTCCCGGAACTCGACGTGGCCTACTTCGCCGAGCTGGCCAAGCATGTGATGGCCGAGGCGGACCGGCGCGGCCGCACCGTCCTGATCCACCAGACCGGGGGAGTGCGGGAGAGCGAACTCGCCGCGCTGCACGGCTTCGACACGCAGTTCTGCGACGGCGTCATCCTCAGCCCGCTGGCCCTGCTGCCGCGCGACCTCGCCACCCGCGACCGCCGGCTGCCCGTCGTCCTGCTCGGCGAGCGCCCCGCCGCCGGCACCACGGACCACGTCGGCATCGACAATGTGGGCGCCGCCCGCGAGGCCACCGAGCACCTGATCGCCCGGGGCCGCCGCCGTATCGCGGTCGTCGGCGGCGCGGTCCGCGGCCGCCAGGGCACCGACCGGCTGCGCACCGACGGCTACCGCCAGGCGCTCGCCGCCGCCGGGCTGCCCTTCGACGAGGACCTCGTGGTGCCGGTCGAGGCGTTCCACTGGCGGGACGGCGCCCGGGCGGCCACCGCGGTGATGAACCGGCCCGCGCCCCCGGACGCCCTGCTCTGCCTCAACGACCACTTGGCCCTGGGCGCGTTGCGCGCCCTGCACGAGGCGGGCCGTTCGGTGCCGAAGGACCTCGACGTCGTCGGCTTCGACGACATCGAGGCCTCCCGCTTCAGCGTCCCGACCCTCACCACGGTCGCCCCCGACAAGCGGGAGATCGCCCGCACCGCCGTGACCCTGCTCCTGGACCGCATCGACGACACGGAGTCCGTACCGTGCCAGGACCACGTCGCGGGGCACCACGTGATCGTGCGGGAGAGCACCGGGGGGTGA
- a CDS encoding ABC transporter permease produces the protein MTELSLARGTVDRDRVLRLLQGYGVYAGVVVLLLFNLAFTPHFASAENFRTQAVQVAPVLIVALGMALAIGTEGVDLSVGSVMALSTSLLSLYLGYGPWIAVLSAVVGGIVVGLANGALIAFVGVQPIVATLALMVAARGLALVLLPQLKDVHDPGMAALGSGAVLGIPYLVLIAVALALLVAFAVRRSTFGRQLLAIGDSRPAARLAGLPVRRVLILVYVCSGVLAAIAGVLATARLTASDPTSLGTLMELSAITAVVVGGTPLSGGRVRIGGTVAGAVLIQLLTTTLIKHDLPPSWTQIAQAVVIVGAVYAARERGKR, from the coding sequence ATGACTGAACTCTCGCTGGCCCGCGGCACGGTGGACCGCGACCGGGTGCTGCGCCTGCTGCAGGGGTACGGCGTCTACGCGGGCGTCGTGGTCCTGCTGCTGTTCAACCTCGCCTTCACCCCGCACTTCGCCTCCGCCGAGAACTTCCGCACGCAGGCCGTCCAGGTCGCGCCCGTGCTCATCGTGGCCCTCGGCATGGCCCTCGCCATTGGCACCGAGGGCGTCGACCTGTCGGTCGGCTCGGTGATGGCGCTGTCCACCTCGCTGCTGTCCCTGTATCTCGGGTACGGCCCCTGGATCGCCGTCCTGAGCGCGGTCGTCGGCGGGATCGTGGTGGGCCTCGCCAACGGGGCGCTGATCGCGTTCGTCGGCGTGCAGCCGATCGTCGCCACGCTCGCCCTGATGGTGGCCGCCCGGGGCCTCGCGCTGGTGCTGCTGCCCCAGTTGAAGGACGTCCACGACCCCGGCATGGCGGCCCTGGGCTCCGGTGCCGTGCTCGGCATCCCGTACCTGGTGCTCATCGCGGTCGCGCTCGCCCTGCTGGTGGCGTTCGCCGTACGGCGCTCCACGTTCGGCCGGCAGCTGCTGGCCATCGGCGACAGCCGTCCGGCGGCGCGCCTGGCCGGGCTGCCCGTGCGCCGGGTGCTGATCCTGGTGTACGTCTGCTCCGGCGTGCTCGCCGCGATCGCGGGCGTCCTGGCGACCGCCCGGCTGACGGCGAGCGACCCCACCTCCCTGGGCACGCTCATGGAGCTGTCGGCCATCACGGCGGTGGTCGTCGGCGGCACCCCGCTCAGCGGCGGACGGGTCCGGATCGGCGGGACGGTCGCGGGCGCCGTACTGATCCAACTGCTCACCACCACGCTCATCAAGCACGACCTGCCCCCGTCGTGGACGCAGATCGCGCAGGCCGTGGTGATCGTCGGTGCCGTCTACGCGGCACGCGAACGGGGGAAGCGATGA